The Allofrancisella frigidaquae genome has a segment encoding these proteins:
- a CDS encoding YifB family Mg chelatase-like AAA ATPase: protein MSLAVLKSRAQLGIEAPSVSIEVHLSNGLPSLSIVGLPETAVKESKDRVRSAIINSGFNFPNKRITINLAPADLPKSSGRFDLPIALGILYASGQIDVSKNVEDFEFAGELSLSGELRRISSAIPMAIKCVHATKKLILPVQNEKEIGLVEGVEAYSFVNLKEVVDFLSGEINKSKVKPNLDIDFDSLYQDLEDVKGQYQAKRALEIAAAGGHNILLVGPPGTGKTMLASRLNSILPPLDKQEALSSAMIASIKGESHIAESFYKRPFRHPHHTSSGVSLVGGGSNPMPGEISLAHNGVLFLDELPEFDRKVLEVLREPLETGVVNISRARCQVEYPANFQLIAAMNPCPCGYLGSQTKECTDSIQTIRRYQSKLSGPLLDRIDLHLEVLELSKQDLTNQNLKGEKSSLVRARVEKARQLQISRQNKINALLSSKELDKVCSLGEDSKKMLELAIEKLGLSARGYYKILKVARTIADLNGNDEVDKKAIQEAISYRKMDKFIK from the coding sequence ATGTCTTTAGCGGTACTAAAAAGTAGAGCTCAGCTTGGTATAGAGGCTCCTTCAGTTTCTATAGAAGTTCATTTATCAAATGGTTTGCCAAGCCTGTCAATCGTTGGATTACCAGAAACTGCTGTTAAAGAAAGTAAAGATAGAGTTCGTAGTGCTATTATAAACTCAGGTTTTAACTTTCCTAATAAGCGAATTACTATTAATCTAGCTCCTGCTGATTTACCTAAAAGTAGTGGTAGATTTGATTTACCGATAGCTTTAGGAATACTTTACGCATCAGGTCAAATAGATGTTAGTAAGAACGTTGAAGATTTTGAATTTGCTGGAGAGTTATCTTTAAGTGGTGAGCTTAGAAGAATATCTAGTGCTATACCGATGGCTATTAAGTGTGTGCATGCTACTAAAAAACTTATTTTACCTGTTCAGAATGAAAAAGAAATAGGTTTAGTTGAAGGCGTTGAAGCTTATAGTTTTGTTAACTTAAAAGAGGTTGTGGATTTTTTATCAGGTGAAATTAACAAGTCAAAAGTAAAGCCCAATCTAGATATTGACTTTGATAGTCTTTATCAAGACTTGGAGGACGTAAAAGGTCAATATCAGGCGAAAAGAGCTTTAGAAATAGCTGCAGCTGGTGGACACAATATTCTTTTAGTAGGACCACCTGGAACGGGTAAAACAATGTTAGCTAGTAGACTAAACTCAATTTTACCACCATTGGATAAACAAGAAGCTCTTTCATCAGCAATGATAGCTTCAATAAAAGGAGAGTCTCATATAGCAGAGAGTTTTTATAAAAGACCTTTTAGACACCCTCACCATACATCTTCAGGAGTATCTTTAGTTGGCGGTGGTAGTAACCCTATGCCAGGAGAAATTTCTTTAGCTCATAATGGGGTATTGTTTTTGGATGAGTTACCTGAGTTTGACCGTAAAGTTTTAGAAGTATTGCGGGAGCCTTTAGAAACAGGAGTTGTGAATATTTCTCGTGCTAGATGTCAAGTAGAGTATCCAGCAAACTTCCAACTAATTGCTGCGATGAATCCTTGTCCCTGTGGATATTTAGGGTCTCAAACTAAAGAATGTACAGACTCTATACAAACAATACGTAGGTATCAAAGTAAGTTATCGGGTCCTTTGCTGGACAGGATAGATTTACATCTGGAAGTTTTAGAATTGTCTAAACAAGACCTTACCAACCAAAATCTTAAGGGTGAAAAAAGTAGCTTAGTTAGAGCTAGAGTTGAAAAGGCACGACAGTTGCAAATATCACGTCAGAATAAAATTAATGCGTTGCTAAGTAGTAAAGAGCTTGATAAAGTTTGTTCGCTTGGTGAGGATAGTAAAAAAATGCTTGAATTAGCAATAGAAAAGCTGGGGTTATCAGCAAGAGGATATTATAAGATACTTAAAGTAGCTAGGACTATAGCTGACCTTAATGGTAATGATGAGGTTGATAAAAAAGCAATTCAAGAAGCTATAAGTTACAGGAAAATGGATAAGTTTATTAAATAA
- the nuoK gene encoding NADH-quinone oxidoreductase subunit NuoK — protein sequence MSNLISVSVTNGLIFSTILFVISIAGVIINRRNILILLMSIELMLLAVNTNFLIFANMHQQAVGGVFVFFIMAVAAAETAIGLAIVVAIFRKRKTIDLSKLNTLRG from the coding sequence ATGAGTAACTTAATATCAGTTTCAGTAACAAATGGTTTGATTTTTAGTACTATTTTATTTGTTATAAGTATTGCTGGGGTCATTATAAACAGAAGAAATATCTTAATTTTACTAATGTCTATAGAGTTAATGCTTTTAGCTGTTAATACTAATTTTTTAATATTTGCTAATATGCACCAACAAGCAGTAGGTGGAGTTTTTGTGTTTTTTATCATGGCAGTAGCAGCAGCTGAAACAGCTATAGGTTTAGCGATAGTTGTTGCAATATTTAGAAAGCGCAAGACAATTGATTTGAGTAAACTTAATACTTTGAGAGGCTAG
- a CDS encoding NADH-quinone oxidoreductase subunit N produces MNLSVLFILPEILLAVGVLIVMFSGLFLHGKIKNINYIFFQVFVSLALIATFAKEYILQAGSAFEGRVVFNGFAYTLQLVILVLSLFVALYSREYVKDRKISDGDFYTLLMLAILGSMVLTAAHNLITIYIGLELLSLPLYALIAIYRESGKGLEAAIKYFILGAIASGLLLFGMSFVYGITGQLDIVNIAKFITAHSFDSLEYKFLLICLVMMTATFLFKLGAAPFNMWLPDVYEGAPNAVANIVATIPKVAAFAMLVNILFVGFPEFKASWVYLFRVIGIASIFFGSLVALSQTNIKRLLGYSTVSQIGFVLLATTLEPQGYALTAASFYVIVYVFTTLAAFGVLTTISVGGYEVQSFNDLKGFNTKDPWLAFILLIVLFSMAGIPPFGGFIAKLFVIMGLINNGSYVLACFVLFMAVIASFYYIRIIKMMYFDEPENEETVKAPLTSLVALSVNGLVLLFLGIMPMLLLGVLSRVVNVI; encoded by the coding sequence ATGAATTTATCTGTTCTTTTTATCTTACCAGAAATATTGTTAGCAGTAGGTGTTTTGATTGTAATGTTCTCTGGGCTATTTTTACATGGTAAAATTAAAAATATTAATTATATCTTTTTTCAGGTATTTGTAAGCTTAGCACTAATAGCTACTTTTGCTAAAGAGTATATCTTACAAGCAGGAAGTGCCTTTGAAGGACGAGTAGTCTTTAATGGTTTTGCCTATACATTACAGCTGGTAATCTTGGTTTTATCTTTGTTTGTTGCCTTATACTCACGTGAGTATGTTAAAGATAGAAAAATTTCCGATGGCGATTTTTATACATTGCTAATGTTAGCTATTTTAGGATCAATGGTTCTAACTGCAGCACATAATCTGATAACTATTTATATTGGTTTGGAATTATTGTCATTGCCATTATATGCTTTAATTGCCATTTATCGTGAATCTGGTAAAGGTTTAGAGGCTGCAATTAAGTATTTTATCCTTGGAGCAATTGCTTCAGGGTTATTACTCTTTGGTATGTCATTCGTTTATGGTATTACAGGGCAGCTAGATATCGTCAATATTGCTAAATTTATAACTGCGCATAGTTTTGACAGTTTAGAATACAAATTCTTACTAATCTGTTTAGTAATGATGACAGCAACTTTCTTATTTAAGCTTGGTGCGGCACCATTTAATATGTGGTTACCAGATGTGTATGAAGGAGCACCAAACGCGGTTGCTAATATTGTAGCAACTATTCCTAAAGTAGCAGCATTTGCTATGTTGGTAAATATCTTATTTGTTGGCTTTCCAGAATTTAAGGCATCATGGGTATATTTGTTTAGAGTAATTGGTATTGCATCAATATTCTTTGGTAGTTTAGTAGCATTATCACAGACTAATATAAAAAGACTGTTGGGTTATTCAACAGTTTCACAAATTGGTTTTGTATTGTTAGCAACGACTTTGGAACCACAAGGTTATGCCTTGACAGCAGCTAGTTTCTATGTGATTGTGTATGTATTTACAACTTTGGCAGCATTTGGTGTTTTGACCACTATAAGTGTTGGTGGTTATGAGGTACAAAGCTTTAATGATCTAAAAGGTTTTAATACCAAAGATCCTTGGTTGGCATTCATTTTGTTAATAGTATTGTTTTCAATGGCAGGTATTCCACCATTTGGTGGCTTTATAGCAAAACTATTTGTTATTATGGGGCTGATAAATAATGGTAGTTATGTTTTAGCTTGCTTTGTATTATTTATGGCGGTGATAGCTTCATTCTACTACATCCGTATTATCAAGATGATGTATTTTGACGAACCTGAGAATGAAGAGACAGTAAAAGCACCACTTACCTCTTTAGTGGCATTAAGTGTAAACGGTTTGGTATTACTATTTTTAGGTATTATGCCGATGCTTCTTTTGGGCGTTCTTTCTCGGGTTGTGAATGTTATTTAA
- a CDS encoding accessory factor UbiK family protein, with protein sequence MKKVLSPINDIIKNSKESILKKSLKKLDVVSREEFEVQKKILLKTRQKLESIEAKLDQLLAEKK encoded by the coding sequence ATGAAAAAAGTTCTTAGCCCAATAAATGATATAATTAAAAATTCAAAAGAAAGTATCCTGAAAAAAAGCCTTAAAAAGCTTGATGTAGTAAGTAGAGAGGAGTTTGAAGTGCAAAAGAAAATACTTTTAAAAACTCGTCAAAAGCTTGAAAGTATAGAAGCTAAATTAGATCAGCTGTTAGCAGAGAAAAAATAG
- the hemE gene encoding uroporphyrinogen decarboxylase codes for MRKLFLDAFKHEKLEKPPVWIMRQAGRYLPEYREVRSKFADFMDMCRNPDACCEVALQPLRRYDLDAAIVFSDILTIPEAMGLDLKFVKGEGPIFLNPIETNDDLNKLLEVDESVSKLQYVYAAVQTTKAAINVPLIGFTGSPWTLAAYMIEGKGSKQFNKLRKMMYANPQLMHQLLQRLADITIIYLLEQIKAGADSLMIFDTWGGILPLAQYKDFSLDYMQYIAKNVKQVVPSVPIVFFTKGGSNFFGEYKDLSCDGVGVDWSVTIEQARQRIGSGKVLQGNLDPAFLYADKESIQKTVRQHMNFIQSDKANNYIVNLGHGIYPDINPEHVKAMIYAIRNFNC; via the coding sequence ATGAGAAAATTATTTTTAGATGCTTTTAAGCATGAGAAATTAGAGAAGCCGCCTGTTTGGATAATGCGTCAAGCTGGTAGGTACTTACCAGAGTATAGAGAGGTTAGGTCTAAATTTGCAGATTTTATGGATATGTGTCGCAATCCAGATGCATGCTGTGAGGTGGCTTTACAACCTCTTAGAAGGTATGACCTAGATGCAGCAATTGTTTTTTCGGATATATTGACTATCCCAGAAGCTATGGGGTTAGATCTTAAGTTTGTAAAAGGAGAAGGCCCTATTTTTTTAAATCCTATAGAGACTAATGACGATCTAAATAAGCTACTTGAAGTTGATGAAAGTGTAAGTAAGTTACAGTATGTTTATGCTGCCGTTCAAACAACTAAGGCTGCTATAAATGTTCCTCTAATAGGGTTTACTGGTAGTCCATGGACATTGGCTGCATATATGATAGAGGGCAAAGGTTCCAAGCAGTTTAATAAATTACGAAAAATGATGTATGCAAACCCACAATTGATGCATCAATTATTACAAAGACTAGCAGATATTACTATTATTTATTTGTTAGAGCAAATAAAAGCAGGAGCTGATTCTTTGATGATATTTGACACTTGGGGGGGGATTTTACCGTTAGCTCAATATAAAGATTTTTCTTTAGACTATATGCAATACATAGCTAAAAATGTCAAACAGGTTGTACCATCAGTACCAATAGTGTTTTTTACAAAAGGAGGCTCAAACTTTTTTGGTGAATATAAAGATTTGTCTTGTGATGGAGTTGGTGTTGATTGGAGTGTAACTATTGAACAAGCTCGTCAAAGGATAGGTAGTGGTAAAGTTTTACAAGGAAACCTTGATCCAGCATTTTTATATGCAGATAAAGAAAGTATTCAAAAAACAGTAAGGCAACATATGAATTTTATCCAGTCAGATAAAGCTAATAATTATATAGTTAACTTAGGTCATGGCATATATCCAGATATTAATCCTGAACACGTAAAAGCTATGATTTATGCTATTAGAAATTTTAATTGCTAA
- the nusA gene encoding transcription termination factor NusA, with translation MSKELLLVLETVANEKDISKNLLFEAMEEALVTILKKELDDRMNIEVKINRVTGDFKAERVWHIVSEDKDLIDYSKELYEDVAREKGYNVVAGDVFRENVEVKEFGRIAAATAKQILMKKIKSFEREKTAKIYQDKIGDIVYGEIKRATYELLIVDLGNNAEGILPKKDLIARERFRVGDKIRACVESVDCDDEGKPNTIMLSRASNTMLKALFKLEVPEVEEEIITIVNVVRELGFRAKVTVKSNDQRIDPCGACVGVRGSRIHSIMSELNGEKVDVILWDQDIVQYAINSLSPVAAEDILEVNVDEETNSMDIVVKQESLSKAIGKNGVNVRLASALIGWKINVLSDAEQEEKQMSIVEKFVEVLDIDHDFALVLIEEGVETLEDLAYLDKEELLEIEGFDEDIVNELQERAKTALLSQALGDKEPAEDLLNMQGMQEDLAKQLAKANIVTMEDLAELSVDELLEIVKVDEQKATDLIMQARAPWFE, from the coding sequence ATGAGTAAAGAATTACTATTAGTATTAGAAACGGTAGCAAATGAAAAAGATATTTCAAAAAATCTTCTATTTGAAGCTATGGAGGAAGCCTTAGTCACGATACTTAAGAAAGAGCTTGATGATAGGATGAATATAGAAGTTAAGATTAATCGAGTTACAGGTGATTTTAAGGCTGAACGTGTATGGCATATTGTTTCTGAAGATAAGGATCTAATAGATTATTCTAAAGAATTATACGAAGATGTTGCTAGAGAGAAAGGTTACAATGTTGTAGCGGGTGATGTATTCAGAGAAAATGTTGAAGTCAAAGAGTTTGGACGCATAGCTGCTGCTACGGCGAAGCAAATCTTAATGAAAAAAATCAAAAGTTTCGAAAGAGAGAAAACAGCAAAAATATATCAAGATAAAATTGGTGATATTGTTTATGGAGAAATTAAAAGAGCTACATATGAGTTGCTAATTGTAGATTTAGGTAACAATGCTGAAGGGATATTGCCAAAAAAAGATTTAATAGCGAGAGAAAGATTTCGTGTTGGTGATAAAATTAGAGCTTGTGTTGAAAGTGTAGACTGTGACGATGAAGGTAAGCCTAACACTATTATGCTAAGTAGGGCTAGTAACACTATGCTAAAAGCTTTATTTAAGCTAGAGGTTCCAGAAGTTGAAGAAGAAATTATTACTATAGTTAATGTAGTTCGCGAATTAGGGTTTAGAGCTAAAGTCACAGTAAAAAGTAATGATCAAAGAATAGATCCTTGTGGTGCTTGTGTGGGAGTTAGAGGTTCTAGGATTCATTCCATAATGAGTGAATTAAATGGTGAAAAGGTAGATGTGATATTATGGGACCAAGATATTGTACAATATGCTATTAATTCTTTATCACCAGTTGCTGCAGAGGATATCTTAGAGGTTAATGTTGATGAAGAAACTAACTCTATGGATATAGTTGTTAAACAAGAAAGCTTATCTAAAGCTATTGGTAAAAATGGTGTAAATGTAAGATTAGCAAGTGCTTTAATTGGCTGGAAAATTAACGTCCTTTCAGATGCTGAGCAAGAAGAAAAACAAATGTCTATAGTAGAAAAATTTGTGGAAGTTTTAGATATTGATCATGATTTTGCTTTAGTTTTAATTGAAGAAGGGGTTGAGACATTAGAAGACCTAGCGTATTTAGATAAAGAAGAGCTTTTAGAAATCGAAGGATTTGATGAAGATATAGTTAATGAGTTGCAAGAAAGAGCTAAGACAGCTCTTTTATCTCAAGCGTTAGGTGATAAGGAGCCTGCAGAAGATCTTTTAAATATGCAGGGTATGCAGGAAGATTTGGCTAAGCAGTTAGCGAAAGCGAATATAGTAACTATGGAAGATTTAGCAGAGTTATCAGTAGATGAGTTGCTTGAGATTGTAAAAGTTGATGAACAAAAAGCTACAGACTTAATAATGCAAGCAAGAGCTCCTTGGTTTGAGTAA
- a CDS encoding complex I subunit 4 family protein, with translation MNLGNYLLSLIIWLPIVGGFVVLATRTKELHGDAARWVALVFSSLTLALCISLVGAFDPSSSAMQFKESVKWFKVFGLHDVYYSLGVDGFSVLFIVLTSFTTLVIVLAAWTSIKVKVRQYMAIFLITCGLTNGVFAATDSILFYVFWEALLIPTCLGIGIWGGKRKAYAAVKYFMYTFFGSVFLLAAILYLQTRVANSSTDILINADTYSIQNFIAWATQSQGLADTVKFTLTAQWLVFGAFFLAFAVKIPMWPFHSWLPDAHSEAPAGGSVILAALMLKLGAYGFLRFAIPMLPEVTTSLEYVLVILSLIAIVYVGIVAVAQTDVKRLIAYSSISHMGLVTLGLFSIFILKNIDPNLGATHAQLAIQGAVFQMIAHAFSSGGMFIGIGYLYLRMHTREISSFSGVAKTMPIFATFFLLFCMANVGLPGTSGFVGEFMILLAVFQYSSLVALIAGLTLIIAPIYTLWMYKRVFFGEVVSAQVANLQDLNKMEILVFILLAIPTLLFGLYPEPILKLSAAASAHIVGLSL, from the coding sequence ATGAATTTAGGAAATTACTTATTAAGCTTGATAATTTGGCTACCTATTGTAGGCGGTTTTGTAGTTTTAGCTACTAGAACAAAAGAGTTGCACGGAGATGCTGCACGTTGGGTTGCACTAGTTTTTAGTAGCTTAACACTAGCTTTATGTATTTCTTTAGTAGGCGCGTTTGATCCTTCTAGTTCAGCGATGCAATTCAAAGAAAGTGTAAAATGGTTCAAAGTATTTGGTTTACACGATGTTTACTATAGTTTAGGTGTTGATGGCTTTTCAGTTTTATTTATTGTATTAACATCTTTTACTACTTTAGTAATAGTGTTAGCTGCTTGGACTTCTATTAAAGTCAAAGTTAGACAGTATATGGCTATCTTTTTGATAACTTGTGGTTTAACTAATGGTGTTTTTGCTGCAACAGATTCAATTTTATTTTATGTATTTTGGGAAGCTTTACTTATTCCAACTTGTTTAGGTATAGGTATCTGGGGCGGTAAGCGTAAAGCTTATGCGGCTGTTAAATATTTTATGTATACATTTTTTGGTTCAGTGTTTTTACTAGCGGCTATATTGTATTTACAGACTAGAGTAGCTAATTCTTCTACAGATATTTTAATCAATGCTGATACTTACTCTATTCAAAACTTTATAGCATGGGCTACGCAGTCGCAAGGTTTAGCTGATACCGTTAAGTTTACACTCACGGCACAGTGGTTAGTGTTTGGAGCTTTTTTCTTAGCATTTGCTGTAAAAATTCCGATGTGGCCTTTTCATTCATGGTTACCAGATGCCCATTCTGAAGCACCTGCCGGAGGTTCGGTAATATTAGCAGCACTTATGCTTAAGTTAGGGGCATATGGTTTTTTAAGGTTTGCAATCCCAATGTTACCAGAGGTTACTACCTCATTAGAATATGTATTGGTGATTTTATCTTTAATAGCAATTGTTTATGTCGGGATAGTGGCTGTTGCACAAACAGATGTTAAGCGGCTTATAGCTTACTCATCTATTTCCCATATGGGTTTAGTAACTTTAGGATTATTTTCTATATTTATACTAAAAAATATAGACCCTAATTTAGGAGCAACTCATGCGCAACTTGCTATACAAGGAGCAGTGTTTCAGATGATAGCTCATGCGTTTTCTTCTGGTGGTATGTTTATAGGTATTGGTTACTTGTACCTAAGAATGCATACAAGAGAAATTTCATCATTTTCAGGAGTGGCAAAAACTATGCCAATATTTGCAACGTTCTTTTTACTATTCTGTATGGCTAACGTTGGTTTACCAGGCACTAGTGGTTTTGTGGGTGAATTTATGATATTGTTGGCAGTTTTTCAGTACTCTTCACTTGTGGCTTTGATAGCTGGTCTAACTCTGATTATTGCTCCAATCTACACACTGTGGATGTATAAGCGAGTTTTTTTTGGTGAAGTAGTTTCAGCACAAGTAGCTAATTTACAAGATTTAAATAAAATGGAAATTTTAGTATTTATATTATTAGCGATACCAACATTATTGTTTGGTTTATATCCAGAGCCGATACTTAAGCTTTCAGCAGCAGCTTCGGCACATATTGTTGGTTTATCTCTATAA
- the rimP gene encoding ribosome maturation factor RimP, whose translation MLLDKLYDIVEPITADLGYILWGIEIVGSGTVTVRVFIDHENGVSVNDCQTVSKELSAIFDVEDPISGKYVLEVSSPGMNRQIFNINQAQALIGFTVKAVTFEPVNSQTKFKGVLDKVEGNNIVLKLDDGKEVCFDFQELKKLRVSPEF comes from the coding sequence ATGTTATTAGATAAATTATATGATATAGTAGAGCCTATAACTGCAGATTTAGGTTATATTCTTTGGGGAATAGAGATTGTTGGTAGTGGCACGGTTACAGTGAGAGTGTTTATCGATCACGAAAACGGAGTGTCTGTAAATGATTGTCAAACAGTAAGTAAAGAGTTAAGTGCTATTTTTGACGTTGAGGATCCTATTTCTGGTAAGTATGTACTAGAAGTGTCTTCACCGGGTATGAATAGACAGATTTTCAATATTAATCAGGCACAAGCTTTAATAGGATTCACTGTAAAGGCTGTAACATTTGAACCAGTAAACTCACAAACAAAATTCAAAGGAGTTTTAGATAAAGTTGAAGGCAATAATATAGTTTTAAAGTTAGATGATGGTAAAGAAGTTTGTTTTGATTTTCAAGAACTCAAGAAATTAAGAGTTTCACCAGAGTTTTAG
- the nuoL gene encoding NADH-quinone oxidoreductase subunit L has translation MIINNQIAAVLIAVIVLSPLLGAVIAGFFGRSVKNEGVSFFTICLCGLSFVLSAVLAYGVFNGHVYDISFYQWAPISKEFSLDVGFTVNRITVYMMLIVTFVSTLVHVYSIGYMKGEDGYARFFAYISGFTFAMLCLVMGNNFLLLFFGWEGVGLFSYLLIGFYFNREKANVASLRAFIVNRVGDLGFLLGIGAVILYTGSVDYSTVFAALPNIDNTQVVHFLGLSFSPVTLMCVLLFIGAMGKSAQFPLHSWLEGSMEGPTPISALIHAATMVTAGVFMVARLSPMFVLSEAALSFVLIIGAITCLFMGLIAIVQTDIKRVIAYCTLSQLGYMMVAQGAGAFSIGMFHLMTHAMFKALLFLAAGSVIVAMHHEQDIRRMGGLRKYMPVTYICMFIGTWSLAALPPFSGFFSKDLIIEAAQSTTVFGHQLAYYMVLACAFVTSFYMFRTFFLVFHGKERMSEDEKSHLKESPISILIPLILLAIPSAFIGEYFFDSILSQNHGLFGDTISAYSQTGLHGVSVTAHLASEPFTTAAFAFMEHSIDTLPFWLALSALVLAYVLYVWFPRIPEFLSKTSSGVGVIYYILVRKYFIDFLYDVVFVRVFLCISAFLWKVVDILVIDKTIVHGTSNLIYQTGDNFRKVQRGYVYDYAFIMIIGVLLFMMLLIIV, from the coding sequence ATGATAATAAATAATCAAATAGCAGCCGTATTAATTGCAGTTATAGTTTTATCACCTTTATTGGGTGCTGTTATTGCAGGTTTTTTTGGTAGGTCTGTCAAAAATGAAGGAGTTAGCTTTTTTACCATTTGTTTATGTGGACTCTCTTTTGTGCTTAGCGCAGTTTTAGCATATGGTGTTTTTAACGGTCATGTATATGATATAAGCTTTTATCAGTGGGCACCTATATCTAAAGAATTTTCTCTGGATGTTGGGTTTACTGTAAATAGAATAACTGTTTACATGATGCTTATAGTTACATTTGTATCTACTTTGGTGCATGTTTACTCTATAGGTTACATGAAAGGTGAAGATGGGTATGCGAGATTTTTTGCGTATATCTCTGGTTTTACTTTTGCCATGTTATGCTTAGTAATGGGTAATAATTTCCTATTGTTATTTTTTGGTTGGGAAGGAGTAGGACTTTTCTCTTACTTATTGATAGGTTTTTATTTTAATAGAGAGAAAGCAAATGTTGCTAGCTTAAGAGCTTTTATTGTAAATAGGGTTGGTGACTTAGGATTTTTATTAGGTATCGGTGCAGTAATTTTGTACACAGGTTCAGTTGATTACAGCACTGTTTTTGCAGCTTTGCCTAATATTGATAATACTCAAGTTGTTCATTTCTTAGGTTTGAGCTTTAGTCCAGTTACGCTTATGTGTGTGCTTTTATTTATCGGGGCTATGGGTAAATCAGCTCAATTTCCTTTGCACTCGTGGCTAGAGGGCTCTATGGAGGGTCCTACTCCTATTTCAGCTTTGATACATGCTGCTACAATGGTTACTGCTGGTGTATTTATGGTTGCTAGATTATCACCGATGTTTGTATTATCAGAAGCGGCTTTGAGTTTTGTGCTTATAATTGGAGCAATTACTTGCTTATTTATGGGTCTTATAGCAATAGTTCAAACAGATATAAAAAGGGTTATTGCTTATTGTACTTTATCACAGTTAGGTTACATGATGGTGGCTCAAGGTGCCGGAGCATTTTCTATAGGAATGTTTCACCTTATGACACATGCGATGTTTAAGGCATTATTATTTTTAGCAGCAGGTTCTGTAATCGTAGCAATGCATCATGAGCAAGATATTCGCAGAATGGGTGGATTAAGAAAGTATATGCCAGTAACTTATATATGTATGTTTATAGGAACATGGTCTTTAGCTGCATTACCGCCATTTTCAGGATTTTTCTCAAAAGATTTAATTATCGAAGCTGCTCAAAGTACAACTGTATTTGGTCATCAGTTAGCTTACTACATGGTTCTAGCATGCGCTTTTGTAACTTCGTTTTACATGTTTAGAACATTTTTTCTAGTGTTTCATGGTAAAGAAAGAATGTCTGAAGATGAAAAATCGCATCTTAAAGAATCTCCGATTAGTATATTAATTCCTTTAATATTGCTAGCTATTCCATCAGCTTTTATTGGCGAATACTTTTTTGATAGTATTTTATCTCAAAATCATGGGTTGTTTGGAGATACAATAAGTGCATATAGCCAAACTGGTTTACATGGTGTATCTGTAACTGCACATTTAGCTAGTGAACCGTTTACTACTGCTGCTTTTGCTTTTATGGAGCACTCTATAGATACCTTGCCTTTTTGGTTAGCATTAAGTGCGCTAGTATTAGCTTATGTTTTATACGTTTGGTTTCCTCGTATACCAGAGTTTTTATCAAAAACTAGTTCGGGTGTAGGAGTTATATACTATATTTTGGTTAGAAAGTATTTTATAGACTTTTTGTATGATGTGGTTTTTGTGAGAGTGTTTTTATGTATCAGCGCCTTTTTATGGAAGGTTGTAGATATATTGGTTATAGATAAGACAATTGTGCATGGTACATCTAATCTAATATACCAAACAGGTGATAACTTTAGAAAAGTGCAACGTGGTTATGTGTATGATTATGCGTTTATCATGATTATAGGTGTATTGTTATTTATGATGTTGCTAATAATAGTTTAG